From a single Streptomyces liliifuscus genomic region:
- a CDS encoding PLD nuclease N-terminal domain-containing protein: protein MLRVLMILVPLGLSIYAFIDCITTDEKDIRYIPKPLWAILVLLFPLVGSISWLIVGHQRKPRGLSSGRGGWVAPDDNPEFLKSLKDDKKDDSKGEGKDDAATDAVTDDEAHLKNWEDDLRRREEELKRREGGTGDGPDDSTPPKP, encoded by the coding sequence ATGCTTCGGGTGCTGATGATTCTGGTGCCGCTCGGGCTCAGCATCTATGCGTTCATCGACTGCATCACCACCGACGAGAAGGACATCCGGTACATCCCGAAGCCCCTCTGGGCGATCCTCGTGCTGCTGTTCCCGCTCGTCGGCTCCATCTCCTGGCTGATCGTCGGCCACCAGCGCAAGCCGCGGGGCCTCTCCTCCGGCCGGGGCGGCTGGGTCGCGCCCGACGACAACCCGGAGTTCCTGAAGTCCTTGAAGGACGACAAGAAGGACGACAGCAAGGGCGAGGGCAAGGACGACGCCGCTACGGACGCCGTCACGGACGACGAGGCGCACCTCAAGAACTGGGAGGACGACCTCCGCCGCCGCGAGGAGGAGCTGAAGCGGCGCGAGGGCGGAACGGGCGACGGCCCGGACGACTCGACACCGCCGAAGCCCTGA